In Lacrimispora indolis DSM 755, a genomic segment contains:
- a CDS encoding cyclic lactone autoinducer peptide: MKKLFIKLGDMLACFALMVTTLNINTTCMMYSHQPKMPKKAQRLRRF, translated from the coding sequence ATGAAGAAGCTTTTTATTAAATTGGGTGATATGCTGGCGTGTTTTGCTTTAATGGTCACAACTTTGAATATTAATACAACTTGTATGATGTATTCACATCAGCCAAAGATGCCTAAAAAGGCTCAGAGGTTACGCCGTTTTTAA
- a CDS encoding DMT family transporter, whose protein sequence is MNKNKISIKLLFTVFFWGGAAIAAQLLLQNTSPGIATLCRFGVATLFLYFFVRIPNKKISISPKGHIKYFILGILGITICYFFYFIGLKHSTPFNAALFETTTPLLTYLLCMLLRRERFNGFKFIGIIIAYLGVAIVTCRGNINNLIKLDLNIGDLLLILSTISLSFYNILYKDYHENITETLETYYIFLYGVIGLIPWVLIEGIHNGGFYFDINIVSICSVIFLAVGSSVLAYIFYNQSISEVGISNTTIYINMVPVITIILSVVVLRQIPHWSQVIGALIILIGMLVSNKKIS, encoded by the coding sequence GTGAATAAAAATAAAATATCAATAAAGTTGTTATTTACAGTGTTTTTTTGGGGTGGAGCTGCAATAGCAGCTCAATTGTTATTACAAAACACCTCTCCGGGCATTGCTACTTTGTGTAGATTTGGTGTTGCTACACTTTTTTTATATTTCTTTGTAAGGATTCCAAATAAAAAAATTTCAATATCACCAAAGGGGCATATAAAGTATTTTATATTAGGGATATTAGGTATTACCATATGCTATTTTTTTTACTTCATTGGACTAAAACATAGCACGCCATTTAATGCAGCTTTGTTTGAAACTACCACTCCGTTATTAACATATTTATTATGTATGTTATTAAGACGGGAACGTTTTAATGGATTTAAGTTTATTGGTATTATTATTGCATATCTAGGAGTTGCAATCGTTACATGTAGAGGGAATATAAATAATTTGATTAAACTAGATTTGAATATTGGTGATCTATTACTTATTTTAAGTACTATTAGTCTGAGCTTTTATAACATATTATATAAAGACTACCATGAAAATATAACGGAAACATTAGAAACATATTATATATTCTTATACGGAGTAATTGGATTAATTCCTTGGGTTTTAATCGAAGGTATTCATAATGGGGGTTTTTATTTTGATATAAATATAGTTTCGATTTGCAGTGTTATTTTCCTGGCGGTGGGGTCTTCCGTGCTTGCTTATATTTTCTATAATCAAAGCATATCAGAGGTGGGGATATCAAATACTACAATATATATTAATATGGTTCCGGTAATCACAATAATTCTGTCAGTAGTAGTATTGAGACAGATACCGCATTGGTCTCAAGTTATTGGCGCATTAATTATTTTAATAGGGATGCTAGTCTCAAATAAAAAGATAAGCTAA
- a CDS encoding B12-binding domain-containing radical SAM protein translates to MDCIVIGVNNVDFNGYAERQKVFSNNTGSFEEVLTNSVLVDGRYYTSIDFLNIILNKIEKGHHWNLDVFRTPSLAVFYLTTFLKRRGFEVEYINSFNNDKHKFKNYLKKEITCVAITTTFYVEDTPIIEIINYIREVNEDIKIIVGGPRCLDIYNSYNESKRNVIWNYIGADCYIIESQGEETLCKLVAALKKNKNADLSEIGNIVYKIQKDYTFTYANKENNCLDSEIINWDYFKSHDFVPSVYMRTSRGCCYACTYCTYPVFSGKYVCSDVSTIEKEMDILYSKGVKYITFIEPSVRVSQHTASIYDFFWL, encoded by the coding sequence ATGGATTGCATAGTGATTGGCGTAAATAATGTTGACTTTAATGGTTATGCCGAAAGGCAGAAAGTTTTTTCAAATAATACAGGTTCATTTGAGGAAGTGCTAACGAATTCTGTTCTGGTTGATGGAAGATATTATACTAGCATAGATTTTTTAAATATTATATTAAACAAAATAGAGAAGGGTCATCATTGGAATCTGGATGTTTTTAGAACCCCCAGTTTAGCAGTTTTTTACTTGACAACTTTTTTAAAAAGGCGTGGCTTTGAAGTGGAATATATCAATAGTTTTAATAATGATAAACATAAATTTAAAAATTATCTTAAAAAAGAAATTACCTGTGTTGCTATTACAACTACATTTTATGTTGAAGATACTCCGATTATTGAGATAATTAATTATATAAGGGAAGTTAATGAGGATATAAAAATTATAGTTGGTGGACCACGGTGCCTAGATATATATAATTCCTACAATGAGTCTAAGCGCAATGTCATTTGGAATTATATAGGAGCTGATTGCTATATAATAGAATCCCAGGGGGAGGAAACTCTTTGTAAATTGGTTGCAGCATTAAAAAAGAATAAGAATGCGGATTTATCTGAGATAGGGAATATAGTTTATAAGATACAAAAGGATTATACTTTTACATATGCCAACAAGGAAAACAACTGCTTAGATTCAGAAATCATTAATTGGGATTATTTTAAATCTCACGATTTTGTTCCCAGTGTATATATGAGAACTTCCAGAGGATGTTGTTATGCATGTACATATTGTACATATCCGGTTTTTTCAGGTAAATATGTTTGCAGTGATGTTAGTACAATTGAGAAAGAAATGGACATTCTTTATAGCAAAGGTGTCAAATATATAACATTCATTGAACCAAGTGTTAGGGTATCCCAACACACTGCCTCAATTTATGATTTTTTCTGGTTGTAA
- a CDS encoding thioesterase domain-containing protein codes for MIFSGCKLPWEYADNNLIYTESNLYKYLIDVIKLSEPIKNDNAILSSIIKDLKNDYDLFKRYKNSNIQINCSGYIFSGEQDKLVSNKNIQAWERVFTSKPQYYSFPGTHMFINENKDQVCKTINKIIEENILETMNEF; via the coding sequence ATGATTTTTTCTGGTTGTAAATTGCCGTGGGAATATGCAGACAATAATCTTATTTATACAGAAAGTAACTTATATAAGTATTTAATTGATGTAATTAAGTTGTCAGAGCCTATAAAAAACGATAATGCCATTTTGTCCTCTATTATAAAAGATTTAAAAAACGATTATGACTTGTTTAAAAGATATAAGAATTCTAATATACAAATTAATTGTAGTGGCTATATCTTTAGTGGCGAACAGGATAAACTTGTCAGTAATAAAAATATTCAAGCATGGGAGCGTGTATTTACTAGTAAACCTCAATATTATAGCTTTCCGGGAACTCATATGTTTATTAATGAAAATAAGGATCAGGTATGTAAAACGATTAATAAGATTATAGAAGAAAATATATTAGAAACTATGAACGAATTTTAG
- the mobA gene encoding molybdenum cofactor guanylyltransferase yields the protein MTAVILCGGKSRRMGFDKAFLMDDRQYLLLQTARELQGLFGQVVLVSNTKAKFDGRMDFTGLSILEDRYMEKGPIGGIGTALEQVQTEYVFIMACDMPLPDIGLIGRMYRKLDQEQVLVCSHQGKLEPLFAFYHKSCLPVFKKQIEKGELKPRSAFPALNVELYPLSDTEINAIVNLNTPEDVEKWNQKTVKNK from the coding sequence GTGACGGCCGTTATTTTATGCGGAGGCAAAAGCAGGAGAATGGGTTTTGACAAAGCATTTCTGATGGATGACCGGCAGTACTTGTTGCTGCAGACTGCCAGAGAGCTGCAAGGCCTGTTTGGGCAGGTGGTTCTGGTCAGCAATACAAAAGCCAAGTTTGACGGCCGGATGGATTTCACGGGACTTTCCATTTTAGAGGACCGGTATATGGAAAAGGGTCCCATAGGCGGGATAGGCACTGCCTTAGAACAGGTTCAAACAGAATACGTTTTCATTATGGCCTGTGATATGCCTTTACCGGATATTGGTCTTATAGGGCGGATGTACCGGAAGCTGGATCAGGAGCAGGTTTTGGTTTGCAGTCATCAAGGGAAATTAGAGCCTTTGTTTGCCTTTTACCATAAGTCCTGTCTTCCTGTTTTTAAAAAACAAATTGAAAAAGGAGAACTAAAGCCGCGCAGCGCTTTCCCGGCACTGAATGTGGAACTGTATCCCTTGAGCGATACGGAAATAAACGCCATAGTGAATTTGAACACACCGGAAGATGTAGAAAAATGGAACCAGAAAACAGTAAAAAATAAATGA
- a CDS encoding formate/nitrite transporter family protein, translating into MGFFSPAEVLDILGDKAQIKKKLSFTRLFLLSIIGGSFIAEGFLACIRVQGTMPAQWGSFATFLGGCLFPIGLMAIVLVGGELATGNMMTMAVGLFQKKISFWDVFYNWAVVMAGNMVGSMIVAYFFGHFVGLAEGAFLAKTMAVANSKISDPPMVALVSAVGCNIFVCMAIWFATSAKDYAAKMAGMWFPIMIFVVLGFQHVVANAFVIPAAIFSGESSITWMSYFQNTIVVFVGNAIGGALVFALPCFWMYGQKEDAKKE; encoded by the coding sequence ATGGGATTCTTTAGTCCGGCAGAAGTTTTGGATATTTTGGGAGACAAAGCTCAAATCAAAAAAAAGTTATCTTTTACAAGGTTATTTTTACTTTCTATCATAGGCGGTTCCTTTATCGCAGAAGGCTTTTTAGCCTGCATACGCGTTCAGGGTACCATGCCCGCCCAGTGGGGAAGCTTTGCAACCTTCCTCGGCGGCTGTCTTTTCCCCATTGGTCTCATGGCGATCGTGCTGGTCGGAGGAGAGTTGGCAACCGGAAATATGATGACAATGGCTGTGGGCCTGTTTCAGAAAAAGATTTCCTTTTGGGACGTATTTTATAACTGGGCGGTGGTTATGGCAGGAAATATGGTTGGAAGTATGATCGTCGCCTACTTTTTCGGTCATTTTGTGGGGCTGGCGGAAGGGGCCTTTTTGGCCAAGACCATGGCTGTTGCCAACTCCAAGATCAGCGACCCGCCTATGGTGGCCCTGGTTTCTGCTGTCGGCTGCAACATCTTTGTCTGTATGGCCATCTGGTTTGCTACCAGTGCAAAGGATTACGCTGCAAAGATGGCGGGAATGTGGTTCCCTATTATGATTTTTGTGGTTTTGGGATTTCAGCACGTGGTGGCAAATGCTTTTGTCATTCCAGCGGCAATCTTTTCAGGTGAGTCTTCCATCACCTGGATGAGTTACTTTCAGAATACAATAGTTGTCTTTGTCGGTAACGCCATCGGCGGAGCACTGGTTTTTGCCCTGCCATGCTTTTGGATGTATGGGCAGAAAGAGGACGCCAAAAAGGAATAA
- a CDS encoding NADH-quinone oxidoreductase subunit NuoE family protein, which produces MDTREREEKLRIIRQDGAKQENILEILIDLQFASEEGYIDKETAAMVAQELHMTETRVYEIVSYYAMLKDKPQAKYVLKICNSSPCHFSRAEEVCLSLEKKLGIPMGKTTDDGLFAFHYIPCVGACDIGPVIKIKDTVFGNLSDEKISSLIDDLRRGKIAV; this is translated from the coding sequence ATGGATACTAGGGAAAGAGAAGAAAAGCTGAGGATCATCCGGCAGGATGGGGCAAAGCAGGAAAACATCTTGGAAATTTTAATTGATCTTCAGTTTGCTTCGGAAGAAGGCTATATAGACAAAGAAACTGCGGCCATGGTAGCTCAGGAGCTGCATATGACCGAAACCAGGGTATATGAGATTGTCAGCTATTATGCCATGTTAAAGGATAAGCCTCAGGCCAAATATGTCCTTAAAATCTGCAACAGTTCTCCCTGCCATTTTTCCCGTGCAGAAGAGGTGTGTTTATCACTGGAGAAAAAGCTTGGCATACCCATGGGAAAGACCACGGATGACGGTCTTTTTGCCTTCCACTATATTCCGTGTGTAGGCGCCTGCGACATCGGTCCGGTGATTAAGATCAAGGATACGGTATTCGGTAATCTCAGCGACGAGAAAATATCTTCTCTGATCGATGATCTGCGCAGAGGAAAAATAGCCGTATAG
- a CDS encoding complex I 51 kDa subunit family protein — translation MAIKEPVLLKRVGKMTDPTSVEEYITHGGFAALQKAVTMDREDILGELDAALLRGRGGAAYPLGRKWRHLYGSTDTPKYVVCNADEGEPGTFKDKLLLEKDPLSIIEGMLIAGYVFGSNDGYIYIRGEYRHIQAVFHQAVSNAQAAGYLGNKIIGIDGFDFNLHIVSGGGAYVCGENSALLNSIEGKTGRPRVKPPHLADVGLYLKPTLVNNVESFACVPAVINMGGEAFFQLGTKDGGGTKLICLSGHIKNRGIYEVQLGTPLDEILYSEEYGGGTSTGRPVKFCHFGGQSGPIGTSEQIKGRLYDYGDFWFNKLAVGSGAIVVMDDSVSVVDYITSVMEFFVHESCGKCTPCRLGTTRLLELLQNLQRRKGRPGDLERLEKMLEHITYLSACGLGQSVSVSVNSALAGYRDEFEACIS, via the coding sequence ATGGCAATAAAAGAACCAGTCCTTTTAAAACGGGTGGGGAAAATGACTGATCCCACTTCTGTAGAAGAATATATAACACACGGCGGTTTTGCAGCGCTGCAAAAAGCCGTGACAATGGACAGGGAGGATATTTTAGGAGAATTAGATGCCGCCTTGCTTCGGGGAAGGGGCGGAGCCGCCTATCCGTTAGGCCGAAAATGGCGCCATTTATATGGCAGCACCGATACGCCCAAATACGTTGTCTGCAATGCGGATGAAGGGGAACCCGGCACCTTTAAGGATAAGCTGCTGCTGGAGAAGGATCCCCTCAGCATTATTGAAGGCATGCTGATCGCTGGATATGTGTTCGGTTCCAATGACGGTTACATTTATATCAGAGGAGAATACCGCCATATCCAGGCAGTATTCCATCAGGCGGTAAGCAATGCCCAGGCCGCCGGCTATCTGGGAAATAAGATTATTGGGATTGACGGGTTTGACTTTAATCTTCACATTGTTTCCGGAGGCGGAGCTTATGTCTGCGGTGAAAACTCGGCGCTCTTAAATTCCATTGAAGGCAAAACCGGAAGGCCAAGGGTGAAGCCTCCCCATCTGGCTGATGTGGGACTTTATTTAAAACCCACACTGGTAAATAATGTGGAATCCTTTGCCTGCGTTCCCGCTGTGATCAATATGGGGGGAGAAGCATTTTTTCAACTTGGCACAAAGGACGGGGGCGGCACCAAGCTCATCTGTTTATCCGGGCACATTAAGAACCGGGGCATTTACGAGGTGCAGCTTGGCACGCCTTTGGATGAGATCCTCTACAGCGAGGAATACGGAGGCGGCACTTCCACAGGAAGACCTGTTAAATTTTGTCATTTCGGCGGGCAGTCCGGTCCTATCGGGACCAGCGAACAGATCAAGGGCCGCCTGTATGATTACGGAGATTTCTGGTTTAACAAGCTGGCAGTGGGCTCAGGCGCCATTGTGGTAATGGATGACAGCGTAAGTGTTGTGGACTATATCACAAGCGTAATGGAATTTTTTGTTCATGAGTCCTGCGGCAAATGCACTCCCTGCAGACTTGGAACCACCCGTCTTTTGGAACTGCTCCAGAATTTACAGCGCCGTAAGGGCAGGCCCGGAGATCTTGAAAGGCTTGAAAAAATGCTGGAACATATTACTTATTTGTCCGCCTGCGGACTTGGCCAATCGGTATCAGTTTCTGTGAATTCCGCCTTAGCCGGCTACAGAGATGAATTCGAAGCCTGTATCAGTTAA
- the fdhF gene encoding formate dehydrogenase subunit alpha, with protein MVELEIDGHAIAVQKGTTILEACKTLDIEIPTLCHMKDLAPDGSCRMCVVEIEGGRKGGLVPSCSEHCASGMKVSTRSERVVESRRFILDLLLSNHVLSCFSCAANGDCRLQDYCLEYGVEKTSFTFGKRVGMNEVDSSNPFFSFHPEKCIMCRRCTRVCQQLQGRDVISVSNRGFDARMSPSYQLPWRESICESCGNCVSNCPTGALSSKDQQRHYREWEVEKVRTTCPHCATGCQMDLLVKNNRIVGVDPADGPSNRGLLCVKGKFGSYKFIHSGDRLTHPLIKREGKFEKASWDEALDLIARRFTEIKKKYGADANAGFSCSRAPNEDNYVFQKMMRTAFGTNNVDNCARVCHSASVHGLATTLGSGAMTNPIQDITEDVDLILLIGSNPTEAHPVVGAQIRQAIQRGTQIIVVDPRKIDLVKDAVIHMPIKAGTNIAFANAMIHVIVKEGLADMDFIKERTEGFEELAEIVKDYTPEKVAKICHIDAEDIRKAARMYAKAKKAPIIYCLGVTEHSTGTEGVMSLSNLAMAVGKIGKSGCGINPLRGQNNVQGACDMGCMPYDFPGYQKVANKEIREKFEKAWGVPLSETTGLMSTQVLPGAIEGTIKGLYIFGEDPMVTDPDTGHVAKSLESLEFLVVQELFMTETAQFADVILPGTSYGEKEGTFSNTERRVQRVRKAVTLEGEMRLDTDVFYDVMNRMGYSCERKTASEIMDEIAGVTPAFGGISFERLDRGETLQWPCLDKESKGTYIMHVGKFSRGLGYFYPAKYRPSKELPDKDYPFLMVTGRMLYHYNTRAMTGRTEGLNEICGDSYIEINQGDAATLGIKDGDKVKVSSRRGEIETRAVVGDKMMPSEVFMTFHFADGNVNRITNFVIDDIARIPEYKVCAVSVKRA; from the coding sequence ATGGTTGAACTGGAAATCGACGGGCACGCCATTGCCGTTCAAAAGGGAACCACCATTTTGGAGGCCTGTAAAACACTGGATATTGAGATTCCCACCCTTTGCCATATGAAAGATCTGGCTCCGGACGGGTCCTGCCGGATGTGTGTGGTGGAAATTGAAGGCGGAAGAAAAGGAGGGCTGGTCCCATCCTGTTCCGAGCACTGCGCTTCCGGAATGAAGGTGTCTACCAGGTCTGAGAGGGTGGTGGAGTCCCGGCGTTTTATCCTGGACCTTCTTTTGAGCAACCATGTACTCAGCTGCTTCAGCTGTGCAGCCAACGGGGATTGCAGGCTGCAGGATTACTGCCTTGAATACGGTGTGGAAAAAACCAGCTTCACCTTTGGAAAAAGGGTAGGGATGAATGAAGTGGACAGCAGCAATCCGTTTTTTTCCTTTCATCCGGAAAAATGTATCATGTGCCGGCGTTGTACCAGAGTATGCCAGCAGCTTCAGGGTCGGGATGTCATCAGCGTTTCCAACAGGGGCTTTGATGCCCGCATGAGCCCCAGCTATCAGCTTCCCTGGAGAGAATCCATTTGTGAATCCTGCGGAAACTGCGTGTCAAACTGTCCCACAGGAGCGCTCTCCTCCAAGGACCAGCAAAGGCATTACAGGGAATGGGAGGTTGAAAAGGTGCGGACCACCTGTCCTCATTGCGCCACAGGCTGCCAGATGGATTTACTAGTGAAAAACAACAGGATCGTGGGAGTTGATCCGGCTGACGGACCGTCAAACAGAGGTCTTCTGTGTGTGAAAGGCAAATTCGGCTCCTATAAATTCATTCATTCCGGAGACCGTCTCACTCATCCCCTGATTAAACGGGAAGGGAAATTTGAAAAGGCCAGCTGGGATGAAGCTCTGGACTTGATCGCCCGCCGGTTTACGGAAATCAAAAAGAAATATGGAGCGGATGCCAATGCCGGCTTTTCCTGCTCCCGGGCGCCCAATGAAGACAATTACGTTTTCCAGAAAATGATGCGGACGGCCTTTGGCACCAACAATGTGGATAACTGCGCAAGGGTCTGTCATTCCGCTTCTGTCCACGGCCTTGCCACGACCCTGGGCTCCGGTGCCATGACAAATCCTATCCAGGATATTACGGAAGACGTTGACCTGATTTTACTCATAGGTTCCAACCCCACCGAAGCCCATCCGGTTGTAGGTGCCCAGATCCGGCAGGCGATCCAAAGGGGGACGCAGATCATTGTAGTGGATCCGAGAAAGATTGATCTGGTTAAGGATGCGGTCATTCATATGCCCATCAAAGCCGGAACCAATATTGCATTTGCCAACGCAATGATCCATGTCATCGTCAAGGAAGGACTTGCGGACATGGACTTTATAAAGGAGCGGACCGAAGGCTTTGAAGAGCTGGCTGAAATCGTGAAGGACTATACTCCGGAAAAGGTTGCCAAGATCTGCCATATTGATGCGGAGGATATCCGCAAAGCCGCAAGGATGTATGCCAAGGCTAAAAAGGCTCCAATCATTTACTGTCTGGGTGTTACTGAGCATTCCACAGGAACAGAGGGCGTTATGAGCCTTTCCAATCTGGCCATGGCGGTTGGGAAAATAGGAAAATCAGGCTGCGGTATCAATCCTCTCCGTGGGCAAAACAATGTACAGGGAGCTTGTGACATGGGCTGCATGCCTTATGATTTCCCGGGATACCAAAAGGTGGCAAACAAGGAGATCCGGGAAAAGTTCGAAAAGGCATGGGGGGTTCCCTTAAGTGAAACCACAGGACTCATGTCCACCCAGGTGCTGCCGGGAGCCATTGAAGGAACGATTAAGGGGCTCTATATTTTCGGAGAAGATCCCATGGTCACGGATCCGGATACAGGCCATGTAGCCAAATCCCTGGAAAGCCTGGAGTTTCTCGTGGTTCAGGAACTGTTTATGACGGAAACGGCACAGTTTGCTGATGTGATTCTGCCCGGAACCAGTTATGGGGAAAAGGAGGGTACCTTCAGCAATACGGAACGGCGGGTACAAAGGGTGCGCAAGGCGGTGACTCTGGAAGGAGAAATGCGCCTGGATACGGACGTCTTTTACGATGTTATGAACCGAATGGGCTATTCCTGTGAGAGAAAAACAGCGTCTGAGATCATGGACGAAATCGCCGGCGTAACGCCGGCCTTTGGAGGCATCAGCTTTGAGAGACTGGACCGCGGGGAGACGCTTCAGTGGCCCTGCCTGGATAAGGAGAGCAAAGGTACCTATATTATGCACGTGGGGAAGTTTTCACGTGGCCTTGGATATTTTTATCCGGCAAAGTACCGGCCTTCCAAGGAGCTTCCTGACAAAGACTATCCGTTTCTGATGGTCACAGGCCGTATGCTCTACCATTACAACACCAGAGCCATGACAGGCCGGACGGAAGGGTTAAATGAAATCTGCGGAGACTCCTATATTGAAATCAATCAGGGAGATGCCGCCACTCTGGGAATTAAGGACGGAGACAAGGTCAAAGTATCCTCCCGCCGGGGTGAAATTGAAACCAGGGCAGTGGTAGGAGATAAGATGATGCCTTCCGAAGTATTTATGACCTTCCATTTCGCAGACGGAAATGTAAACAGAATCACGAATTTTGTGATTGATGATATTGCCCGCATTCCGGAATACAAGGTGTGTGCGGTATCTGTAAAACGCGCTTAA
- a CDS encoding molybdopterin molybdotransferase MoeA, with the protein MIELEEAVELLVNSAKIEMKTEKLDILSAFGRTCGEDVTAPLSVPHFPKSGMDGYAVRSQDTKGASRETPVQFQVIGEICAGDYLSIQAKPCTAVRVMTGAMVPEGYDCVIRQEDTDYGQEQAKVYVEGSPWQNYCRIGEDIQAGTCIIPRQSRLGAGHIGVLASMGIREITVLREPGVGIISTGNELVPLTGPLGKVGVYPSSAYAIASQLKAQGVKVPFMEICPDDSNAFSRMLEERIGQADVIITTGALSVGKKDFLPEALEEIGAERLFHGVNMRPGTPVMANRYKEKLILSFSGYPFAAMVNFQLFFWPVLARLMGDDSLSWKKTRRVVTEGSANEAKKRRFVQAFCDEAGVHIFDRNHHSSVLSGMLRSNCIIDQKQGTVISSGDMVDVLFWGQER; encoded by the coding sequence TTGATCGAATTAGAAGAAGCCGTTGAACTGCTGGTGAACAGCGCAAAAATAGAAATGAAAACAGAAAAGCTGGACATTTTATCTGCCTTTGGAAGAACCTGTGGGGAGGATGTGACAGCCCCGCTCTCTGTTCCCCATTTCCCGAAATCAGGGATGGATGGGTATGCGGTCAGAAGTCAGGATACGAAAGGCGCTTCCAGGGAAACTCCGGTTCAATTTCAGGTGATTGGTGAAATATGCGCAGGGGATTATCTTTCCATCCAGGCAAAGCCTTGTACAGCGGTCCGGGTAATGACCGGAGCCATGGTGCCGGAGGGCTATGACTGTGTGATACGCCAGGAAGATACGGACTATGGACAGGAACAGGCAAAGGTATATGTGGAGGGAAGTCCCTGGCAGAACTATTGCAGGATCGGAGAGGACATTCAGGCAGGAACCTGCATTATCCCCAGACAGTCTCGTTTGGGCGCAGGGCATATCGGTGTTTTAGCCAGTATGGGAATCCGGGAAATTACGGTGCTTCGGGAGCCTGGAGTGGGTATCATTTCAACGGGGAATGAGCTTGTCCCTCTCACCGGCCCTTTGGGAAAGGTAGGGGTATATCCCAGCAGCGCTTATGCCATTGCTTCCCAGCTGAAAGCCCAGGGAGTCAAGGTGCCTTTTATGGAGATTTGTCCTGATGACTCTAATGCGTTTTCCCGCATGCTGGAGGAGAGAATTGGTCAGGCTGACGTGATTATTACCACCGGTGCTCTTTCCGTGGGGAAAAAGGATTTTCTTCCGGAAGCATTGGAGGAAATCGGTGCAGAAAGGCTGTTCCATGGAGTGAATATGCGTCCGGGCACGCCTGTTATGGCTAACCGGTATAAGGAGAAGCTGATTCTCAGCTTCTCCGGCTATCCCTTTGCGGCCATGGTCAATTTCCAGTTGTTTTTCTGGCCGGTTCTGGCAAGGCTTATGGGCGATGACTCTCTTTCCTGGAAGAAAACAAGGCGCGTGGTGACAGAGGGAAGCGCCAATGAGGCAAAAAAGAGGCGGTTTGTCCAGGCCTTCTGTGATGAGGCAGGTGTCCATATTTTTGACAGAAACCACCATTCCTCCGTTTTATCCGGAATGCTCCGTTCAAACTGCATCATTGACCAGAAACAGGGAACGGTTATTTCGTCGGGGGATATGGTGGATGTTCTCTTTTGGGGGCAGGAACGGTAA